One genomic segment of Chelonia mydas isolate rCheMyd1 chromosome 1, rCheMyd1.pri.v2, whole genome shotgun sequence includes these proteins:
- the ANGPTL5 gene encoding angiopoietin-related protein 5 isoform X1, whose protein sequence is MIQFSGTSLICLNIIFFFGGETVLGNVRPCSTKGTPNGSAVQTPPKTAEKNTSTAISKQKEQCLVPCDIQAKMLRGEKHYMCRNLQNSLVEYARSTKKLVRNMMDDQQSSLDYLSNQVSELMNRVLLLNAEVLRKHLDPLPYKAVQSHGLDCTDIKDTIGSVAKTPSGLYIIHPEGSNYPYEVLCDMDFKGGGWTVIQKRTDGVIDFQRNWSEYLDGFGDLSGDFWLGLRKVFLILNQKTTSFMLYVGLESEHDTYAYASYDNFWLEDEACSFKIHLGRYSGTAGDAFRGYRKEDNQNAMPFSTFDVDNDGCNPVCYLQEQPVKSCSNFSDNTGWWFNQCGLANLNGVHHFTGKFLATGIHWDTWAENNKPIRIKSVSMKIRRTYNPYFK, encoded by the exons ATGATCCAGTTTAGTGGAACTTCATTGATCTGTCTAAATATCATTTTTTTCTTTGGGGGTGAGACTGTGCTAGGTAATGTCAGACCCTGTTCTACTAAG GGTACACCCAATggcagtgctgtgcaaacaccaCCCAAgactgcagagaaaaatacatcaacagctatttcaaaacaaaaggaacaaTGCCTTGTGCCATGTGATATTCAAGCTAAAATGTTACGAGGAGAAAAACATTATATGTGCA GAAATTTGCAGAACTCTCTTGTTGAATATGCAAGAAGTACAAAAAAACTGGTAAGAAATATGATGGATGACCAACAATCTTCTTTGGATTATCTTTCTAATCAG GTGAGTGAACTTATGAACAGGGTCCTTCTTTTGAATGCAGAAGTTTTGAGAAAACATTTGGATCCACTTCCTTACAAAGCAGTTCAGTCTCATG GACTGGATTGCACCGATATTAAAGATACCATAGGTTCAGTTGCAAAAACTCCCAGCGGTCTGTACATAATCCATCCAGAAGGATCAAATTACCCCTATGAG GTTTTGTGTGATATGGATTTTAAAGGAGGTGGATGGACTGTGATTCAGAAAAGAACCGATGGGGTAATTGACTTCCAAAGAAATTGGTCAGAATACTTGGATGGATTTGGAGATCTTTCAG GGGACTTTTGGCTTGGACTGAGGAAAGTTTTTCTTATATTAAATCAGAAAACAACAAGCTTTATGCTTTATGTGGGTTTAGAATCTGAACATGACACATATGCCTATGCATCTTATGACAACTTTTGGCTAGAGGATGAAGCGTGTTCCTTTAAAATCCATTTAGGCCGTTATTCAGGAACTGCTG GTGATGCATTTCGAGGATACAGAAAGGAAGATAACCAGAATGCAATGCCCTTCAGCACATTTGATGTAGATAATGATGGATGTAACCCAGTATGCTATCTCCAAGAGCAGCCTGTGAAGAGCTGCAGTAATTTCAGTGATAACACTGGCTGGTGGTTCAATCAGTGTGGCCTTGCAAATCTCAATGGTGTTCATCATTTCACGGGAAAGTTTCTTGCAACAGGGATTCATTGGGATACATGGGCAGAGAATAATAAACCAATCAGAATTAAATCAGTTTCAATGAAAATTAGAAGAACCTATAATCCGTATTTCAAATAG
- the ANGPTL5 gene encoding angiopoietin-related protein 5 isoform X3: MLRGEKHYMCRNLQNSLVEYARSTKKLVRNMMDDQQSSLDYLSNQVSELMNRVLLLNAEVLRKHLDPLPYKAVQSHGLDCTDIKDTIGSVAKTPSGLYIIHPEGSNYPYEVLCDMDFKGGGWTVIQKRTDGVIDFQRNWSEYLDGFGDLSGDFWLGLRKVFLILNQKTTSFMLYVGLESEHDTYAYASYDNFWLEDEACSFKIHLGRYSGTAGDAFRGYRKEDNQNAMPFSTFDVDNDGCNPVCYLQEQPVKSCSNFSDNTGWWFNQCGLANLNGVHHFTGKFLATGIHWDTWAENNKPIRIKSVSMKIRRTYNPYFK; the protein is encoded by the exons ATGTTACGAGGAGAAAAACATTATATGTGCA GAAATTTGCAGAACTCTCTTGTTGAATATGCAAGAAGTACAAAAAAACTGGTAAGAAATATGATGGATGACCAACAATCTTCTTTGGATTATCTTTCTAATCAG GTGAGTGAACTTATGAACAGGGTCCTTCTTTTGAATGCAGAAGTTTTGAGAAAACATTTGGATCCACTTCCTTACAAAGCAGTTCAGTCTCATG GACTGGATTGCACCGATATTAAAGATACCATAGGTTCAGTTGCAAAAACTCCCAGCGGTCTGTACATAATCCATCCAGAAGGATCAAATTACCCCTATGAG GTTTTGTGTGATATGGATTTTAAAGGAGGTGGATGGACTGTGATTCAGAAAAGAACCGATGGGGTAATTGACTTCCAAAGAAATTGGTCAGAATACTTGGATGGATTTGGAGATCTTTCAG GGGACTTTTGGCTTGGACTGAGGAAAGTTTTTCTTATATTAAATCAGAAAACAACAAGCTTTATGCTTTATGTGGGTTTAGAATCTGAACATGACACATATGCCTATGCATCTTATGACAACTTTTGGCTAGAGGATGAAGCGTGTTCCTTTAAAATCCATTTAGGCCGTTATTCAGGAACTGCTG GTGATGCATTTCGAGGATACAGAAAGGAAGATAACCAGAATGCAATGCCCTTCAGCACATTTGATGTAGATAATGATGGATGTAACCCAGTATGCTATCTCCAAGAGCAGCCTGTGAAGAGCTGCAGTAATTTCAGTGATAACACTGGCTGGTGGTTCAATCAGTGTGGCCTTGCAAATCTCAATGGTGTTCATCATTTCACGGGAAAGTTTCTTGCAACAGGGATTCATTGGGATACATGGGCAGAGAATAATAAACCAATCAGAATTAAATCAGTTTCAATGAAAATTAGAAGAACCTATAATCCGTATTTCAAATAG
- the ANGPTL5 gene encoding angiopoietin-related protein 5 isoform X2, whose protein sequence is MPVPASGPLGPSHAGNLQNSLVEYARSTKKLVRNMMDDQQSSLDYLSNQVSELMNRVLLLNAEVLRKHLDPLPYKAVQSHGLDCTDIKDTIGSVAKTPSGLYIIHPEGSNYPYEVLCDMDFKGGGWTVIQKRTDGVIDFQRNWSEYLDGFGDLSGDFWLGLRKVFLILNQKTTSFMLYVGLESEHDTYAYASYDNFWLEDEACSFKIHLGRYSGTAGDAFRGYRKEDNQNAMPFSTFDVDNDGCNPVCYLQEQPVKSCSNFSDNTGWWFNQCGLANLNGVHHFTGKFLATGIHWDTWAENNKPIRIKSVSMKIRRTYNPYFK, encoded by the exons GAAATTTGCAGAACTCTCTTGTTGAATATGCAAGAAGTACAAAAAAACTGGTAAGAAATATGATGGATGACCAACAATCTTCTTTGGATTATCTTTCTAATCAG GTGAGTGAACTTATGAACAGGGTCCTTCTTTTGAATGCAGAAGTTTTGAGAAAACATTTGGATCCACTTCCTTACAAAGCAGTTCAGTCTCATG GACTGGATTGCACCGATATTAAAGATACCATAGGTTCAGTTGCAAAAACTCCCAGCGGTCTGTACATAATCCATCCAGAAGGATCAAATTACCCCTATGAG GTTTTGTGTGATATGGATTTTAAAGGAGGTGGATGGACTGTGATTCAGAAAAGAACCGATGGGGTAATTGACTTCCAAAGAAATTGGTCAGAATACTTGGATGGATTTGGAGATCTTTCAG GGGACTTTTGGCTTGGACTGAGGAAAGTTTTTCTTATATTAAATCAGAAAACAACAAGCTTTATGCTTTATGTGGGTTTAGAATCTGAACATGACACATATGCCTATGCATCTTATGACAACTTTTGGCTAGAGGATGAAGCGTGTTCCTTTAAAATCCATTTAGGCCGTTATTCAGGAACTGCTG GTGATGCATTTCGAGGATACAGAAAGGAAGATAACCAGAATGCAATGCCCTTCAGCACATTTGATGTAGATAATGATGGATGTAACCCAGTATGCTATCTCCAAGAGCAGCCTGTGAAGAGCTGCAGTAATTTCAGTGATAACACTGGCTGGTGGTTCAATCAGTGTGGCCTTGCAAATCTCAATGGTGTTCATCATTTCACGGGAAAGTTTCTTGCAACAGGGATTCATTGGGATACATGGGCAGAGAATAATAAACCAATCAGAATTAAATCAGTTTCAATGAAAATTAGAAGAACCTATAATCCGTATTTCAAATAG